A window of Fusarium verticillioides 7600 chromosome 7, whole genome shotgun sequence genomic DNA:
ATGCCTTCTACAAAGGCATCGATCGCGTCATTGGCGAGAAGCTAGCCTCCAAGCACATCACAGCCAATGCCTTCGGCTACACTTGGATGACAGCAGCCGAGCTGGAGTTCACCTTCCTCTCCGTCTCTGAGCGCCACCGTCCCTACAAAGAAGTTCTGCGCACCTTGTTCTACCGCACGCTCTTCATGGTTGGCGTTGCGGAGCCAAGAAAACTCGTCACGGACGAAGAAAGGGACGCCTGTGTCCTGGCTTATTCGGACCTCGAGTTGCGACCCGGAGCCGCAGAGTGCTTTCAAATATTGAGAGACGCAGGCTTCACAGTGTGGTGTTTGACAACGGGCGATGTCAAGCGTGTGGGTGGATACTTTGAGCGCGCTGGCGTTGAGATGCCGCTCGAGAATCTCATCAGCTGCGACGGACAGGGCGTGGCCAAACCAGCGTTGGCTGCGTACAGGCCAACTCTAGCTCAATTCGCACCCGATGATATCAAGTGGTTCGCTGCTGCTCACATGTGGGACGTATCAGCTGCAGTCAAGGTTGGCTTCCGAGGTGCTTACTGCACTATATACGAACAGGATCCTTGCGCTGAGATCTTTGATACCAAGATGGAGGTTATAGCTGATACACTACCAGACATGGCAAAGGGGATTGTAAAGGGATCGCTTTAGTTCTTGACCGTTTCAAACAAGCTCGATTAATCTCGTTTTAATTTAATTCGCTTGCACTGCCTAGCTTCCTCCATGAGGTCCTGTAATGAACCGCCCCAGTATTTCCGTCTCTGATTGAGTAAGCCATCCATCAGTCGGAGAGAGATTTTCGGTACCAAAGACGGGCAGTTGGAGTAGAGGATCAGCCATAGGGTCATAAGCGCTGAAAAAGTCCATGCTGGACAGGGCCTGGAAGTCAACGGGCCAGCCAGACACGGAGTCTATCTCCGCTTGACCACCTGAGGCATTCGAAGCCGCTGGTGTAGTGGCATCGAGCCCATTCTTGCCTGCCAAGGTGGCTCCCCAGCTGCGGAATGCTTCGTATG
This region includes:
- a CDS encoding 2-haloacid dehalogenase (At least one base has a quality score < 10), with amino-acid sequence MANQKHVVFDVVGTCVSFDAFYKGIDRVIGEKLASKHITANAFGYTWMTAAELEFTFLSVSERHRPYKEVLRTLFYRTLFMVGVAEPRKLVTDEERDACVLAYSDLELRPGAAECFQILRDAGFTVWCLTTGDVKRVGGYFERAGVEMPLENLISCDGQGVAKPALAAYRPTLAQFAPDDIKWFAAAHMWDVSAAVKVGFRGAYCTIYEQDPCAEIFDTKMEVIADTLPDMAKGIVKGSL